In Candidatus Poribacteria bacterium, the sequence GAGATCCTCGTTAAAGATGCCAGCCGGTTCCGTAGAAAAGTCGGTGGACTTCCAGAAGTTATTGCCCTCTCACCCACATTAACGCAACTTACGGAGATCACGCCAGGTCAAGCGGAACTTGCTGACGCTATTACGAATGCGACGCGTCCACGATATGGTCCGCTCGCACAGAGTCCTGCTACCGCTGCCGATACTGCCGCCTTGAATCGTCGCGTCCGGTTACTGGAGGAAGCAGAATACAGTCGATACTATGCCGATGAAACCGATGCGGAAGACAAAGAAGAACTCGCTGAAGAGCTGAAACGCAAAGACATTCGTCTGACGCTCTTCCATAACATCATCTCACGTATCCAGAAGTTCGATCTCAACGGACGGTACCTTGGACGCATCGTTTATGAGACCGATCAACTCAGCGAGGAAAAACACGATCAGACCTTCTTGGATCTGGATGCGGCTGGATACCTCTATTTACGGGATGATAGCGATTTCACCATCGCGCAATATTCCGTCAGTGGATTCAGCCTGAAGCCTTCGCATATGAACGGTTTTTACAGCGTTCGCGCCGCGAATCTGCAAAACAACTACTTGGAAGATTACGAAGATATTGACATTTCAACCGATGTTCAAGATAAGCTCAATCAGTTGGAACTCAAAAACATGTTTGGATGGACCTATAGTCTCTCTGAACGGTGGCACTTGACATTCCTTGATGAATTGACTTATGGCGAACAGGATGAACGCTATATTACGCCTGCGAAGGTAGAAGATAGTTACGATTTCGAGACACAAGCGTTAGAAAACGCTTTCGCCGCGAATCTAAAATTTATCACGAATCCAAACCCGTATCGCTATAAGGAATTGAACCTATCCATCGGTCGAGTCGATGGTACGTCTGATTTGACACAGGACGCTCTCTTTCCGGACCTCAACAAACAACACAGAGTGGACACTGGTGATGCGAACTCTACAGTTATTGAACTCAATTGGGATATCTGGTCCCGAACGAATCTATGGCTTCGTTATGCCGATCTAAATCCAGCGGAAACAAGTCGCAATTTTATCCGTAGATTTTACGATGTCTCTGGGGACCTCTATGAAGTATTTGGGAGTCGTAACGAGGCGCGTCAGTTCCTCGGAGAACTCACGATAAAGTTTTAAAATGGATAAAACCAGAATCGTAGCCTGCAACATCGGCGCAGGCGGATCTACGGCAGGTTATTTTGTTTAACCAACTCCGCTGACCGAACCGCAAGGAATAATTAAAAAATGGAGTTTCGCGCGCTTTGTCCTGAAGAATTAGAAACGTGGTTGGACCATGTCACCTCCGTCTTTACAGGAGGTCGCCAATATTTCTCCAATCATTGGCATAACGATCCGTGGCAGGATGCAGAAGGTATTCGGATCGCCGTTGATAAAGGCACTATTGTTAGCACAGTACGCGTCTTTATCCGAAAGATATTTTTGCACGGGGAACCGATAACTGTCGGTGGCATCGGAGAAGTCAGTACACGTCCAGAATACCGCCGACGCGGTATTGCCACGCAACTCCTCAAGGATTCGATCCGGTTCATGGAGTCCCGCGATATTGCCGTCTCTTTGCTCTTCGGAAGCCAAAGAATCTATTCGATTGAAGGGTGGGAGAAGGTGTCTCGTTACTACGCGAGACAATCCTTCACCGCCGCAAAACAATCGGAATGGGAAGTCCGTCCAGCCAATTTTGATGATGAAGTCGAAGTCAAACGGATCGCTGATCTCTACGACCGGTATGCACGAAAATTTAACGGCACCCTCGTCAGAGATAAAATTGCGTATTGGACGAAGTGGGTGCGAACTGAGTCCTCAAATGCATGGGTTGCTGAACGGGACGGTAACATTGAAGGATATATTTCCGTCGTCCAGAACGAAAATCAACTGAACGTTAAGGAGTTCATCGCCTCAGAAACATCCTTTGCACAGGACAGAGGTAGACAACTTCTTGAGGGAATGCTCTCTCATATTATCGCACAAATGGATGTGGAATCCTTTGAAGTTGTCTATCCAGCACCTATTGCAGAGGGGTTCAATGCCCCAACAATTGACGAACAGGGAAGTGCGATGTATCGTATCACTCAACCCGCTGTGTTTTCGGAGAAGATGGTATCAACCGCATTCAATTCGATTCCAAACCTGTTTCACAATCAACCAAAACCTTTGGCACAAGGTATTAAGTCGCATCACATCTTTTGGTATACCGATGGGTTTTAGGAATCTGTTGACATTTTTGGTTTAGATCTAAGTTAATTTAGAATATGGCAATTTCAAGTCGTGAGGTAATAAAGAGACTGAGAAAAGAAGGATGGATGTTGGTTCATACTGTTGGGAGTCATCACCACTACAAACACCCTAACAAGCCTGGTAGAGTAACTGTTCCTCACCCCAAGAAAGATCTACGGAGACAGACTTTGCTAAGTATTTGTAAACAAGCCGGATGGAAGGGTTGGGATACAGATTGGAGAAAAAAGAAAGACAGAAAAACACGAGGTATTTTATGCATAGGTATTATCCGATTGTGATTCACAAAGATCCAGATAGCGACTATTGTGTAACCGTTCCGGACCTACCCGGTTGCATAACGGCTGGGGATACACTTGAGGAGGCGCAAAATCAAGCAGCCGAAGCTATTCAATGCCACATTGAGGGCATGCTGCTTGATGGTGAATCCATTCCTGAAGCGAAAGAGATTGCATTTCATCAAGATAATCCAGACTATGCTGATGGGGTGTGGAAATCCATAACAATAGTTCTGCCCGACATTTCCGAAATTCGGGTCTCTCGTCCTGGTCGGATTCGGAAATTTTTTCAGTGGTTCAGCCAAACGACGCAAATTTTGCGGTAAAATTAATTTGGACTATGAAATTATGGGAATGAAACTTATGTACCATATGTTAAGTTCATTTGTTGGAAAGTTCTGCTTCCAAATTGTGGGTTAGCGCAGTAACTTCCTTGCTGGCGTAAGGTAATTTTTATCAATGCTGCCCATTGTAGATACACAAAACTGGTCCAATGTGTTTCTATTGTAGTAGGCAACGGCTGGGAGCTCAGCATAAACCGGCTGTCTTTTTAATATCTCAAGCCAAAGTGCCTTTGGCTTTCCACCAAGAATTCCTGGATTAGCAACTATTCTAACCATAATTTTTTTACCTCTCTGTCGAAAAAATCGTTAGCCTCACCTATATAGTTTACCAAAATTTGCAGTTCATATCAGATCGTTTTGCTGAATTGCCATTCGAGTCCCTACAAAAAATTTGACTTCTAATCCCGCAGGGTATATAATCGTTTTCACGATAAAATGGTCTATGTTATAGCCATCTGGTTTTCGATTTCCCGTAGTTTGGAGCAACAGAATAGCGGAGGATATGGAAATGGCAAATTTACGCGTTGGAGTTATTGGCTGTAGCGGTATCGGCACGACACACGCATCGGGATTAGTGGATATGCCGAATGTTGAATTAGCCGCCGGCTGCGATTTTGTGCAAAGCACATTGGATGCCTTCAAGGAAAAATATCAGGACACCTGGGGCAATATCGCCTTGTATACAAACCATCAAGAGATGCTCGCCGCCGAGAATTTGGACATCGTGACAGTGGCGACGTCCGACCATCGGCACGCGGATTTGGTCGTTGACGCCGCAAACGCTGGTGTAAAGGGTATCTTCTGTGAAAAACCGATGGCAACCAGCATCGCGGACGCCGATAGGATGTTGGAAGCCACAGACCGAAACGGGACGATTCTCTCGATTGACCACACCCGCCGATGGCAGCCGCTGTGGCGACATACCAAAGACGTTGTCGTCGATGGCGGACGCATTGGAGATGTCCAGTATGTCATCGGCACCCTGAGTGGTGGTCGCGCGATGCTCTTCCGCAATGGAACCCACCTTATCGATGCTATCTGCTACTTCGCTGACTCAGATCCAGAGTGGGTCTCTGCCGAATTAGAGGACGGCTACGAGGACTATAACGAGTATAAAGGCGATGGTGGGCACGTCCCCGCAACAGAGCCGTCGGCACACGGATACATCCACTTCGCGAATGGCGTGCGTGGTTATTATGCGGGTGGTCCGAAAACAACTCTCTCCGGGTTCCGTGTGGAGATTGTTGGCACCAACGGCTATATTCTTATTAGTGATCGAGGAGCAACGATCCATCAGGACGATGTTGTTGAGACGATCGAGGCACCGACATGGGACATCGTTGGTATCCCTGCGGGTCCTCGAGAGTTGGTAGGCCTTATTACAGAGGGTGGAGAACCTGTTTCACCTGGAACTGAGGGGTATAAGGTCGTCCAGATTATTATCGGTTTTTTAACCTCACAGCAGCGTGACAATGGGAAAGTCAAACTGCCTTTGTCTGGTGATTAGTCTTCGTCGCTTTTCAGAACAATTGCGTTCTCAGGTGTCCACTGCAGATGGACGGTATCACCGCGCTGGAAGCGATGTTCGTCCTTCATACCGGTGTTCTGTTGGTGAACGATAAGTGGGGTTGGATAATCGGTTTGGATGGTGTATTGAAGCGTCGTCCCAAGGTAACTCTCGTCCTGAATCACACCGCGTAGGCAGTTTGTCAGATCAGAGGCGGGAGTCATCCTCAGATCGATGCGTTCTGGACGGACTGCCACAGTGACAAACGCGTTCAATGGTATATTTTCGCTCGGTGTGCTGACAATCCTGAGTGGGGACTCCGTTTTCAGCATAATTTCGTTCTGGCTGATAAGGGTCCCTTCGAGGAAGTTGGAGGTGCCGATAAAATCCGCCACAAAACGGCTCTGCGGTGAATCATAGATTTCAGATGGCGTTCCGACCTGAAGAATTTTCCCATCGTTCATCACTGCAATCCTATCGGAGAGTGCTAGTGCTTCCCCTTGGTCGTGCGTGACGTAGACGAATGTGATGCCGA encodes:
- a CDS encoding GNAT family N-acetyltransferase is translated as MEFRALCPEELETWLDHVTSVFTGGRQYFSNHWHNDPWQDAEGIRIAVDKGTIVSTVRVFIRKIFLHGEPITVGGIGEVSTRPEYRRRGIATQLLKDSIRFMESRDIAVSLLFGSQRIYSIEGWEKVSRYYARQSFTAAKQSEWEVRPANFDDEVEVKRIADLYDRYARKFNGTLVRDKIAYWTKWVRTESSNAWVAERDGNIEGYISVVQNENQLNVKEFIASETSFAQDRGRQLLEGMLSHIIAQMDVESFEVVYPAPIAEGFNAPTIDEQGSAMYRITQPAVFSEKMVSTAFNSIPNLFHNQPKPLAQGIKSHHIFWYTDGF
- a CDS encoding type II toxin-antitoxin system HicA family toxin, coding for MSSREVIKRLRKEGWMLVHTVGSHHHYKHPNKPGRVTVPHPKKDLRRQTLLSICKQAGWKGWDTDWRKKKDRKTRGILCIGIIRL
- a CDS encoding Gfo/Idh/MocA family oxidoreductase, yielding MEMANLRVGVIGCSGIGTTHASGLVDMPNVELAAGCDFVQSTLDAFKEKYQDTWGNIALYTNHQEMLAAENLDIVTVATSDHRHADLVVDAANAGVKGIFCEKPMATSIADADRMLEATDRNGTILSIDHTRRWQPLWRHTKDVVVDGGRIGDVQYVIGTLSGGRAMLFRNGTHLIDAICYFADSDPEWVSAELEDGYEDYNEYKGDGGHVPATEPSAHGYIHFANGVRGYYAGGPKTTLSGFRVEIVGTNGYILISDRGATIHQDDVVETIEAPTWDIVGIPAGPRELVGLITEGGEPVSPGTEGYKVVQIIIGFLTSQQRDNGKVKLPLSGD
- a CDS encoding HicB family protein, which encodes MHRYYPIVIHKDPDSDYCVTVPDLPGCITAGDTLEEAQNQAAEAIQCHIEGMLLDGESIPEAKEIAFHQDNPDYADGVWKSITIVLPDISEIRVSRPGRIRKFFQWFSQTTQILR